The following coding sequences are from one Haploplasma axanthum window:
- a CDS encoding NADPH-dependent FMN reductase: MKILGINGTVFGSKTKIALEALEFNSKVEYEIIDLANYTDLPFADGRVLLDYDLKTQELINKISDADGLVIGTPIFQASIPGALKNLFDLMPQDTLINKTVGIVAAAGSEKHYLVPEQMLLPILNYMKANVINKYVYITPLSYDGNKINDDGISLRLEALSKRMIDTITYQKSIKPEFDF; this comes from the coding sequence ATGAAAATATTAGGTATAAATGGAACTGTTTTTGGTTCTAAAACAAAAATCGCTTTAGAAGCATTAGAATTTAATAGTAAAGTAGAATATGAAATAATTGACTTAGCAAATTATACTGATTTACCATTTGCAGATGGAAGAGTGCTTTTAGACTATGATCTAAAAACACAAGAACTGATTAATAAAATTAGTGATGCAGATGGATTAGTTATTGGTACACCAATCTTTCAAGCATCAATTCCAGGAGCATTAAAGAATTTGTTTGATTTAATGCCTCAAGATACACTGATAAATAAAACTGTTGGAATAGTAGCAGCTGCAGGTTCAGAAAAACATTATTTAGTTCCAGAACAAATGTTATTACCAATCTTGAATTATATGAAAGCAAATGTAATAAATAAATATGTTTATATTACACCTCTTTCTTATGATGGAAATAAAATAAACGATGATGGAATATCTTTAAGATTAGAAGCACTATCTAAAAGAATGATTGATACAATTACATATCAAAAGTCAATTAAGCCTGAATTTGACTTTTAA
- a CDS encoding QueT transporter family protein — MKKFTIEDLAINAIIGAFYVALVFIFSFTSFEVVQFRIAEFLLILVLFNPKLAPGLILGTFLSNLNSPFGIVDTLVGTLASTLAITAMILLRKIPLLALLMPALFNGLVVGYMIYYLSLTETIVPFIGAFSWVFLGEFVVMFVIGLPVYYYIRKNKNIHDLLTK, encoded by the coding sequence GTGAAAAAATTTACGATTGAAGATCTAGCAATTAATGCCATTATTGGGGCTTTTTATGTTGCTTTGGTCTTTATTTTTAGTTTTACAAGTTTTGAAGTTGTTCAATTTAGAATTGCTGAATTTCTATTAATTCTCGTTCTCTTTAACCCAAAACTTGCACCAGGTTTAATACTTGGAACATTCTTGTCAAATCTAAACAGTCCATTTGGAATTGTCGATACTTTAGTTGGTACTTTAGCATCAACACTTGCAATAACTGCAATGATTTTATTAAGAAAAATTCCATTGCTTGCATTACTAATGCCTGCATTATTTAATGGTTTAGTAGTTGGTTATATGATTTACTACTTATCATTAACAGAAACAATAGTGCCATTTATTGGAGCATTCAGTTGGGTATTTTTAGGAGAATTTGTCGTTATGTTTGTTATTGGTTTACCAGTATATTATTACATACGGAAGAATAAAAATATTCATGATTTACTAACAAAATAA
- a CDS encoding InlB B-repeat-containing protein, with protein sequence MKKIILAIILVFISMTLISCKGRYYPRESGDFLYTKLGVVNPDVNLAIVGLSEEGKKKETLIFPTILDGFHAKFIGTRFASGNKPIEISNAKSVYFPSTIILRSSIKYQHTEEQNLNIYFGYRFPDPAMYPYKEQIKNSKIFVKYEYLMEEIALGYDNRYNYIPANIAYYIGNNEEDDLFFVDDTDGTKVNVIPPDPYKEGYNFIGWYKEIEGINKWDFENDIIPSKQYDEEGEYQFIETKIYAKWEVKQ encoded by the coding sequence ATGAAAAAAATAATTTTAGCAATAATACTAGTATTTATATCAATGACTCTGATAAGTTGTAAGGGTAGATATTATCCGAGAGAGTCTGGAGATTTCTTATATACAAAACTTGGTGTTGTAAATCCTGATGTAAATTTAGCAATAGTAGGGTTAAGTGAAGAAGGAAAGAAAAAAGAAACTTTGATATTTCCTACAATACTTGATGGTTTTCATGCTAAGTTTATTGGAACTAGATTTGCAAGTGGTAATAAACCGATAGAAATTAGTAATGCAAAAAGTGTTTATTTTCCATCGACTATAATCTTAAGAAGTTCAATTAAATACCAACATACAGAAGAACAAAATCTTAACATATATTTTGGATATAGATTTCCAGATCCAGCTATGTATCCATATAAAGAACAAATAAAAAACAGTAAAATATTTGTTAAGTACGAGTATTTAATGGAAGAAATTGCACTTGGATATGATAATAGATATAACTACATACCAGCTAATATTGCATATTATATAGGCAATAATGAGGAAGATGATTTATTCTTTGTAGATGATACAGATGGAACAAAGGTGAATGTAATACCACCAGATCCATATAAAGAAGGATATAACTTTATAGGATGGTATAAAGAGATAGAAGGAATAAATAAATGGGATTTTGAGAATGATATTATACCAAGCAAGCAATATGATGAAGAAGGAGAGTATCAGTTTATAGAAACTAAAATATATGCTAAGTGGGAGGTGAAACAATGA
- a CDS encoding LLM class flavin-dependent oxidoreductase, translating to MKKLEFGLYSLGDYVSDAKSGLKISEQERIENIIEAAKLAEQYGLDVFSLGESHQEHFISQAHALILAAMARETKNIRISSSATIISTSDPVRVYEDFATLDILSNGRTELVAGRASRVGLFSLLGYDLRDYEELFEEKFQLLLKLFKEKKITWEGKFRAPLNDAVVYPKPLQKDFPIWRAVGGTINSAVMAGRQGVPMTLATLAGPVMYFNQNVQAYRKFFTDNHPNLKPRVAIDTFLYVADTDEEAFKTYYQYANHSLKMANGTGLRKESYMNVLDVRDVMLVGSVETIIKKIVYQYRVYKHERHLFQIDLGGMPFNEVKRMIKVIGEEIIPGVNKILSEEE from the coding sequence ATGAAGAAATTAGAGTTTGGATTATATTCACTTGGAGATTACGTAAGTGATGCAAAAAGTGGTTTGAAAATTAGTGAACAAGAAAGAATTGAAAATATTATCGAAGCTGCAAAACTAGCAGAACAATATGGATTAGATGTTTTTTCCCTAGGTGAATCACATCAAGAACACTTTATATCACAAGCACATGCTTTAATATTAGCAGCAATGGCACGTGAAACAAAAAACATTCGAATCTCAAGTTCGGCAACAATTATTTCAACATCAGATCCAGTTAGAGTTTATGAAGATTTTGCAACCCTAGATATATTATCAAATGGAAGAACTGAACTAGTAGCTGGAAGAGCATCAAGAGTTGGATTATTTAGTTTATTAGGATATGATTTGCGTGATTATGAAGAATTATTTGAAGAAAAATTTCAATTATTACTTAAATTATTTAAAGAGAAAAAAATAACATGGGAAGGTAAATTTAGAGCACCACTTAATGATGCAGTTGTTTATCCTAAACCTCTCCAAAAAGATTTCCCGATTTGGAGAGCAGTAGGTGGAACAATTAATAGCGCTGTAATGGCAGGTAGACAAGGAGTTCCAATGACACTTGCAACACTCGCTGGTCCGGTTATGTATTTTAATCAAAATGTTCAAGCATATCGAAAGTTTTTTACTGACAATCATCCTAATTTAAAACCTAGAGTTGCTATTGATACATTCTTATATGTTGCCGATACAGATGAAGAAGCATTTAAAACATATTATCAATATGCAAACCATTCATTAAAAATGGCAAATGGTACTGGTCTTAGAAAAGAATCATATATGAATGTTTTAGATGTTAGAGATGTAATGCTTGTTGGTAGTGTTGAAACAATTATTAAAAAGATAGTTTACCAATATCGTGTATATAAGCATGAACGTCATTTATTCCAAATTGATTTAGGTGGAATGCCATTTAATGAAGTTAAAAGAATGATTAAAGTTATAGGTGAAGAAATTATTCCGGGTGTCAACAAAATATTAAGTGAGGAAGAATAA
- a CDS encoding alpha/beta fold hydrolase translates to MKKIISGLIACFILMFFLVNVTRSVNALEMKRFNIGDKELYNETNTYTYKDSYQPNEDRYDFNSKTNIVVDDNEPLLTVFTHGLQGSASHWSNNENSLFSYSKDSIITRMAKITDSNIYWVKIDGQMEIRDITDELYDSLRASHTHTNYSGKIVRNITDISKHSIILFEASETATAGRNDAVYDEFNYAISQLVYDIRVLNNGLLPKINLIGHSRGGITNMQYALDHPDLVHSMYSLGTPYTGSTSASLDRFFFNFNFSGSKEASEDITSKSVYGKYMDRWNSNYETRYSHINVMALAGKATLLQIAGALTTEHSLEYLQELISDKTNGKVNIDKTVLMAGIYTAIVSLNLNVLKNPFGVLTAIKTAIGIYSELAKVFDLTDVVFDDVVQILANEINFDYHPPFLSWYNDGLVDLGSQLGYEGLYLGTGEQYLGFKRVTKTFMLSNSEFNNTSMTLPAVAHNLEARDKELGTYILSDISMGIKLNNDYETYEVGNNEIGIGSYIGKPISDTLVIPTYINGKKVVAIGDYAFANNAYGQVNLTKVVIPKTVISIGKNAFYNSENITSITFENNSGLLEIDKGAFSYMPNLTSFDIPNGLHHIGESAFLHSGISNFNIPNNRYYSWENNFLIDKDTSNINTQIAIYANPNVTEFIVPSKVKILSPYIFENNQIIQKIDLNNVEHVGLNTFSNSTLTVINGGQNLKNTDDNAFSNTPWLENQNSDFITLGMVLIQYNGEETDVVIPEGIKKISGNSFNSNLIKNIILPTTLENIGKDAFTKCLNLESILFKSTRPAILDGTISSSDVELFVSEGNYNYYINSIYYSEVKNQIKVKPIIIDFFDENGNKLGSRTEKYGSSFDQAIEAPKIKGMDFLYWFDEDGKIYHLNSYLDIYEDIKLYPKYEESKYTLNIFNDQDNSEIEITYGSVLKLDVPRKDGYEFIGWYDSENNGNQVINASGEVVWYRTNEVEYLYARYEIIEYTIEYVTNQGEFVGGNRYTFTVENPITTNQISEVRRFGYIFDYWRYNDKEFKTTFGIYKDIRIEAKWLGERISRNLSGTIAIGDEYVIIDLQNASRTSIYLYKIAATVKSVTFIGDNREMTNMSIEVASRSTALIMGFDSMDFRPKQNINGRGFNAIDASSNFELYIIYKNHNKIVGGLGGNGLSYYRTENQAIGNSNGITGKYGGAGSAGGTGIYATKVTFSEYDNKSWITVVGGNGGNGGRGGDGQYGSNGVQNPNGSWLKPKKGDNGARGGNGGTGGAGGEGGLAIRVVGKESIKVSTISNYRFTGGAGGNGGQGGSGGNGGTGASDTSTNIWNGVGDPGDGGNGGNGGSGGRGGNGSAATNALYVFGVGGAGGSGGSGNSGGYGGSGGDAGSNGADGNNGSSGSMGSYGSTGSSGTTGYNTEQTSSGVRNISYAFDKLFIALYV, encoded by the coding sequence ATGAAAAAAATAATAAGTGGATTAATAGCGTGTTTTATTTTAATGTTTTTTTTAGTAAATGTAACTAGAAGTGTTAATGCGTTAGAAATGAAAAGATTTAATATTGGAGATAAAGAATTATATAATGAAACAAATACATATACATACAAAGATAGTTATCAACCAAACGAAGATAGATATGATTTTAATAGTAAAACTAATATAGTAGTTGATGATAATGAACCTTTACTGACAGTCTTTACACATGGACTTCAAGGCAGTGCATCGCATTGGTCAAATAACGAAAATAGTTTATTCTCATATTCAAAAGATTCAATTATAACTAGAATGGCTAAAATTACTGACTCTAATATCTATTGGGTTAAAATTGATGGACAAATGGAAATTAGAGATATAACTGATGAACTTTATGATTCGTTACGAGCTAGTCATACTCATACTAATTATTCTGGTAAGATTGTAAGAAACATTACTGATATATCAAAACATAGTATAATACTTTTTGAGGCTTCAGAAACTGCTACTGCTGGAAGAAACGATGCTGTATATGATGAATTTAACTATGCAATAAGTCAATTAGTATATGATATTCGTGTATTAAATAATGGATTACTTCCAAAAATAAATTTAATAGGACACTCAAGAGGTGGAATAACAAATATGCAATATGCACTTGATCATCCAGATTTAGTTCATTCAATGTATAGTTTGGGAACACCATATACTGGCTCAACATCTGCATCATTAGATAGATTTTTTTTCAATTTCAATTTTAGTGGTAGCAAAGAAGCATCAGAAGATATAACATCTAAAAGTGTATATGGGAAATATATGGATAGATGGAATTCGAACTATGAAACAAGATACTCACATATAAATGTTATGGCACTTGCTGGGAAAGCAACACTTTTACAGATTGCAGGAGCTTTAACAACAGAGCATAGTCTAGAGTATTTACAAGAACTAATAAGTGATAAAACTAACGGTAAAGTTAATATTGATAAGACTGTTTTAATGGCTGGAATATATACAGCAATTGTTAGTTTAAATCTTAATGTATTAAAAAATCCTTTTGGAGTCCTAACTGCAATAAAAACAGCTATAGGAATATATTCAGAACTTGCAAAAGTTTTTGATTTAACTGATGTGGTATTTGATGATGTAGTTCAAATATTAGCTAATGAGATTAATTTTGATTATCATCCACCATTTTTATCTTGGTATAATGATGGATTAGTTGATTTAGGTTCACAGCTAGGATATGAAGGATTATACTTAGGTACAGGTGAGCAATATTTAGGGTTTAAAAGAGTTACTAAGACTTTTATGCTTTCTAATAGTGAGTTTAATAATACATCGATGACACTGCCTGCTGTTGCTCATAACTTGGAAGCTAGAGATAAAGAATTAGGAACTTATATTCTTTCAGATATTTCAATGGGAATAAAGTTGAATAATGACTATGAAACTTATGAAGTTGGTAATAATGAAATTGGAATTGGCTCATACATAGGCAAACCAATTTCAGATACATTAGTAATACCTACATACATAAATGGTAAGAAGGTTGTTGCTATTGGTGATTATGCATTTGCAAATAATGCTTATGGACAAGTGAATTTAACTAAAGTAGTAATACCAAAGACTGTAATTAGTATAGGAAAAAATGCTTTTTATAATAGTGAAAATATAACTAGTATTACATTTGAGAATAATTCTGGATTACTTGAAATTGATAAAGGTGCATTTTCATATATGCCTAATTTAACTAGTTTTGATATTCCAAACGGTCTACACCATATAGGAGAAAGTGCCTTTTTACATAGTGGCATTTCTAATTTCAATATACCTAACAATAGATATTATTCATGGGAAAATAATTTTCTTATTGATAAGGATACTTCTAATATAAATACTCAAATAGCAATCTATGCTAATCCTAATGTAACTGAGTTTATTGTTCCATCAAAAGTGAAAATTTTGTCACCGTATATTTTTGAGAATAATCAGATAATTCAAAAAATTGATTTGAATAATGTTGAACATGTTGGTCTTAATACATTTTCTAATAGTACATTAACTGTTATTAATGGTGGTCAAAATTTAAAAAATACTGATGACAATGCATTTTCAAATACGCCATGGTTAGAAAACCAAAATAGTGATTTTATTACATTAGGAATGGTTTTAATACAATATAACGGGGAAGAAACTGATGTAGTTATTCCAGAAGGAATTAAAAAGATATCAGGAAATAGTTTTAATAGTAATTTGATAAAAAATATTATCTTACCAACAACACTTGAGAATATAGGTAAAGATGCATTTACAAAATGTTTGAATTTAGAATCAATTCTCTTTAAATCAACACGACCTGCAATATTAGATGGAACTATAAGTTCAAGTGATGTTGAACTATTTGTTAGTGAAGGTAATTATAACTATTATATTAATAGTATTTATTATAGTGAAGTAAAGAATCAAATAAAAGTTAAACCAATAATAATAGACTTCTTTGATGAAAATGGTAATAAACTAGGAAGTAGAACTGAAAAATATGGATCCTCATTTGATCAAGCAATTGAAGCGCCAAAAATAAAAGGTATGGACTTTCTATATTGGTTTGATGAAGATGGAAAAATATATCATTTAAATAGTTATTTAGATATCTATGAAGATATTAAACTCTATCCAAAATATGAAGAATCAAAATATACTTTAAATATATTTAATGATCAAGATAATTCTGAAATTGAAATAACGTATGGTTCTGTTTTAAAATTAGATGTTCCAAGAAAAGATGGATATGAATTTATTGGATGGTATGATAGTGAGAATAATGGTAATCAAGTAATTAATGCATCAGGAGAAGTTGTATGGTATAGAACTAATGAAGTTGAATACTTATATGCACGTTATGAAATAATTGAGTATACTATCGAATATGTTACTAATCAAGGTGAATTTGTAGGTGGAAACAGATATACATTTACTGTTGAAAATCCAATTACAACCAATCAAATATCAGAGGTAAGACGTTTTGGATACATTTTTGATTATTGGAGATATAACGATAAAGAATTTAAAACAACATTCGGTATTTATAAAGATATAAGAATAGAAGCCAAATGGTTAGGGGAAAGAATTAGTAGAAATCTATCTGGTACTATTGCAATAGGTGATGAATATGTAATTATTGATTTACAAAATGCATCAAGAACAAGTATATATTTGTATAAAATTGCTGCTACTGTTAAGTCAGTAACCTTTATTGGCGATAATAGAGAAATGACTAATATGTCAATTGAAGTAGCATCAAGAAGTACAGCATTGATAATGGGATTTGATTCAATGGACTTTAGACCAAAACAGAATATAAATGGAAGAGGATTTAATGCTATAGATGCAAGTTCAAATTTTGAACTGTATATTATATATAAGAATCATAATAAGATAGTTGGTGGATTAGGTGGTAATGGACTTAGTTATTATAGGACTGAAAATCAGGCGATAGGAAATTCTAATGGTATAACTGGCAAGTATGGTGGGGCAGGATCGGCCGGTGGAACTGGAATATATGCTACAAAAGTTACTTTTAGTGAATATGATAATAAATCATGGATTACTGTTGTTGGAGGTAATGGTGGTAATGGTGGCCGCGGTGGAGATGGACAATATGGATCAAATGGTGTACAAAATCCAAATGGTAGTTGGCTTAAACCGAAAAAAGGTGATAATGGAGCAAGAGGAGGAAATGGCGGAACTGGAGGAGCCGGCGGTGAAGGTGGTTTAGCTATTAGAGTTGTTGGAAAAGAATCGATAAAAGTAAGTACAATTAGTAACTATAGATTTACTGGAGGAGCCGGTGGTAACGGTGGTCAAGGAGGCTCTGGAGGTAATGGTGGAACTGGTGCTAGTGATACTAGTACTAATATCTGGAATGGAGTTGGTGATCCAGGAGATGGCGGAAATGGTGGTAACGGTGGCTCTGGAGGCCGCGGTGGAAATGGAAGTGCTGCAACAAATGCTCTTTATGTATTTGGAGTAGGGGGCGCTGGTGGTTCAGGAGGCTCAGGTAATAGTGGTGGATATGGCGGATCTGGTGGTGACGCTGGAAGCAATGGTGCTGATGGTAATAATGGATCTTCAGGATCAATGGGTTCATATGGATCAACAGGCTCATCTGGTACTACAGGTTATAATACAGAACAAACAAGTTCAGGTGTTAGAAACATTTCATATGCATTTGATAAACTGTTTATTGCACTTTACGTATAA
- a CDS encoding CidA/LrgA family protein, which translates to MNRVDNMKIVLELFIILIFTLLGELIASILPFSFPGSVIGLLLLFVALMTKIVKVDQIKDVSKWLQKNMAFLFVPLCVGIMQYFDIIKVSWFEILLILVVSTIITLITTAVIAEKGVKHE; encoded by the coding sequence ATGAATCGGGTAGATAATATGAAAATAGTTTTAGAATTATTTATTATTTTAATCTTTACTTTACTAGGAGAATTAATTGCTTCAATTTTGCCTTTTAGTTTTCCTGGAAGTGTAATTGGATTATTACTTTTATTTGTTGCTTTAATGACTAAAATAGTTAAAGTTGATCAAATAAAAGATGTTTCAAAATGGTTACAAAAGAACATGGCATTTTTGTTTGTTCCATTATGCGTTGGTATTATGCAATACTTTGATATTATAAAAGTAAGCTGGTTTGAAATCCTTTTAATTTTAGTTGTATCAACAATCATAACATTAATAACAACCGCAGTTATTGCAGAAAAGGGTGTTAAACATGAATGA
- a CDS encoding winged helix-turn-helix transcriptional regulator, which yields MKKTNCEVNDALSIISGKWKPAILFTLISNGSKRFNELERLINGITPRMLAKELKELENNQIVKRTQYETIPLKVTYEMTEYGMSLKDILIKLHEWGINHNRLYK from the coding sequence ATGAAAAAAACAAATTGTGAAGTTAATGATGCATTATCAATTATATCTGGTAAATGGAAGCCTGCAATTCTTTTCACTTTAATATCTAACGGTTCTAAAAGATTTAATGAACTCGAGCGTTTAATTAATGGAATTACTCCTAGAATGCTTGCTAAGGAGTTAAAAGAACTTGAAAATAATCAGATTGTAAAAAGAACTCAGTATGAAACAATTCCTCTAAAAGTTACTTATGAAATGACTGAATATGGAATGAGTTTAAAAGATATTTTAATAAAATTACATGAGTGGGGAATAAATCATAATCGTTTATATAAATAA
- a CDS encoding InlB B-repeat-containing protein, whose product MKKIVLAIIILFISVTLISCSGKHYPYESGDFLYSKIGVANPDVNIAIIGLSEEGKKKETLIFPTILDGFYVTKIGTIFASGSKPIEISNAKSVYFPSTIILRSSIKYQHTEEQEVNVYIGSRFPDTNLYPIKEYLKNSKIFINYEYLIEEEKIGHDAWYNYIPANIAYYIGNEERDLFFVDDADGTKVNVIPPDPYKEGYNFMGWYKEIEGINKWDFENDIIPSKQYDEEGEYQFIETKIYAKWVVKQ is encoded by the coding sequence ATGAAAAAAATAGTTTTAGCAATAATAATATTATTTATATCAGTAACGTTAATAAGTTGTAGTGGTAAACACTATCCTTATGAGTCTGGAGATTTTCTTTATTCAAAAATTGGAGTTGCAAATCCAGATGTAAATATAGCGATAATTGGATTAAGTGAAGAAGGAAAGAAAAAAGAAACACTAATATTTCCTACTATACTTGATGGTTTTTATGTTACTAAAATTGGAACTATATTTGCTAGTGGTAGTAAACCAATAGAAATTAGTAATGCAAAAAGTGTTTATTTTCCATCGACTATAATCTTAAGAAGTTCAATTAAATACCAACATACAGAAGAACAAGAAGTGAATGTATATATTGGATCAAGATTTCCTGATACAAATTTGTATCCAATAAAGGAGTATTTAAAAAACAGTAAAATATTTATCAACTATGAATACTTGATTGAAGAAGAAAAAATAGGACATGATGCGTGGTATAACTATATACCAGCTAATATTGCATATTATATTGGAAATGAAGAAAGAGATTTATTCTTTGTAGATGATGCGGATGGAACAAAAGTAAATGTAATACCACCAGATCCATATAAAGAAGGATATAACTTTATGGGATGGTATAAAGAGATAGAAGGAATAAATAAATGGGATTTTGAGAATGATATTATACCAAGCAAGCAATATGATGAAGAAGGAGAGTATCAGTTTATAGAAACTAAAATATATGCTAAGTGGGTGGTGAAACAATGA
- a CDS encoding LrgB family protein, which translates to MNDITWSITITFGIYLLCTFIQKKTKLSVLNPLLISSIFIMIILIVFKIDYHRYKTGASFITFLIGPATVSLAVPLYQNLELLKKNWKIVLLTIFSGVIVHALVIGVLAVILRLSDAMVATVVPKSVTTAIALDISKGLSGIENLTVAIVIITGILGAVVSPFIFKVFKINSPIAQGLSLGSAAHAVGTSRAAELGEVHASMATLSLIITGITTVIISPLVYNIIVSLF; encoded by the coding sequence ATGAATGATATAACATGGAGTATAACAATAACTTTCGGAATATATTTATTATGTACGTTTATTCAAAAGAAAACGAAACTTTCAGTACTAAATCCATTATTAATTAGTTCAATATTTATCATGATTATTTTAATTGTTTTTAAAATTGATTATCATAGATATAAAACTGGTGCAAGTTTCATTACATTTTTAATAGGACCTGCAACTGTTTCATTAGCTGTCCCACTATATCAAAACTTAGAATTATTAAAAAAGAATTGGAAAATTGTTTTATTAACTATTTTTTCGGGAGTAATTGTTCATGCATTAGTTATTGGAGTATTAGCAGTAATTCTAAGATTAAGTGATGCAATGGTTGCTACAGTAGTACCAAAATCAGTAACAACAGCAATTGCCCTTGATATCTCAAAGGGATTATCAGGAATTGAGAACTTAACGGTTGCCATCGTGATTATTACTGGAATTCTTGGTGCAGTAGTATCACCATTTATCTTTAAAGTATTTAAAATTAATAGCCCAATTGCACAAGGCTTATCATTAGGATCAGCAGCACATGCTGTTGGAACTTCAAGAGCTGCTGAACTTGGAGAAGTTCATGCAAGCATGGCAACATTATCTTTAATTATTACAGGAATAACAACCGTTATTATATCCCCATTAGTATATAATATTATTGTTAGTTTATTTTAA
- a CDS encoding InlB B-repeat-containing protein → MKKIILAIIILFISVALISCKGRYYPRESGDFLYTKLGVTNPDVNLAIVGLSEEGKKKETLIFPTILDGFHAKFIGTRLASGNKPIEIDNAKNIYFPSTINLSTSIKYNHTAEQEVNVYLSSISPMISFYAQIYTLKYSKLFVNYNFLKEIQNIDVYKKYNYIPANITYYIGNEEYDLFFVDDADGTKVNVIPPDPYKEGYNFMGWYKELEGINKWDFENDIIPSKQYDEEGVYQFIETKIYAKWERIGDK, encoded by the coding sequence ATGAAAAAAATAATTTTAGCAATAATAATATTATTTATATCTGTAGCATTGATAAGTTGTAAGGGTAGATATTATCCAAGAGAGTCTGGAGATTTCCTTTATACGAAACTTGGTGTAACAAATCCAGATGTTAATTTAGCAATAGTAGGGTTAAGTGAAGAAGGAAAGAAAAAAGAAACATTGATATTTCCTACAATACTTGATGGTTTTCATGCTAAGTTTATTGGGACTAGATTAGCAAGTGGTAATAAACCAATTGAAATCGATAATGCAAAAAACATTTATTTTCCATCAACAATAAATTTAAGCACTTCAATCAAATATAACCATACTGCAGAACAAGAAGTGAATGTATACCTTAGTTCTATATCGCCAATGATAAGTTTTTATGCACAAATTTACACATTAAAATATAGTAAACTTTTTGTTAATTATAATTTTTTAAAAGAGATTCAAAATATTGACGTATATAAAAAATATAATTACATACCAGCAAATATTACATATTATATAGGAAATGAAGAATATGACTTATTCTTTGTAGATGATGCGGATGGAACAAAAGTAAATGTAATACCACCAGATCCATATAAAGAAGGATATAACTTTATGGGATGGTATAAAGAGTTAGAAGGAATAAATAAATGGGATTTTGAAAATGATATTATACCAAGCAAGCAATATGATGAAGAAGGAGTGTATCAGTTTATAGAAACTAAAATATATGCTAAGTGGGAAAGAATAGGAGATAAATAG
- a CDS encoding nitroreductase family protein, whose product MSIFLDRRSIRKYKKDVKIDKNTLNEMIEVAMRAPSSMNLQPTRLVVLESNEAKEKIRPILFGNQLQLDTASHFIVIFTDLNKYDKADKIFKSAFDLGIIPKEVMDSQLSRISEIKKTVPETKVLHDGILDGGLFAMQFMLVAREYGYDTCPIGGFNRSLINEALNIDKHLHPVLILSVGKSDESGYQSYRLPLSDTVIYK is encoded by the coding sequence ATGTCGATATTTTTAGATAGACGTTCAATAAGAAAATATAAAAAAGATGTAAAAATTGATAAAAATACTTTAAATGAAATGATTGAAGTTGCAATGCGTGCACCAAGTTCAATGAATCTACAACCAACTCGTTTAGTTGTTTTAGAAAGTAATGAAGCGAAAGAAAAAATTAGACCAATTCTTTTTGGTAATCAACTTCAGTTAGATACTGCTTCTCACTTCATTGTCATTTTTACAGATTTAAATAAATATGATAAGGCAGATAAAATTTTTAAATCAGCATTTGATTTAGGAATAATACCTAAAGAAGTAATGGATTCACAATTATCAAGAATTAGTGAAATCAAAAAAACAGTTCCAGAAACAAAAGTACTACATGATGGTATATTAGATGGTGGATTGTTTGCTATGCAATTCATGTTGGTTGCGAGAGAATATGGTTATGATACTTGCCCAATTGGTGGCTTTAATAGATCATTAATAAATGAGGCATTAAACATCGATAAGCATTTACATCCGGTACTAATCCTTTCAGTTGGTAAAAGTGATGAGTCTGGGTATCAATCATACCGATTACCATTAAGTGATACAGTGATTTATAAGTAA